In a genomic window of Tachysurus vachellii isolate PV-2020 chromosome 13, HZAU_Pvac_v1, whole genome shotgun sequence:
- the tmem35 gene encoding novel acetylcholine receptor chaperone: MASPRTITIVALSFALGLFFVFMGTIKLTPRLSKDAYSEMKRAYKSYAKALPGLKKLGITSVLLRKIIGTVEVACGVVLTLVPGKPKDVANFLLLLVMLAVLFFHQLVGDPLKRYAHALVFGILLTCRLLIARQSDDRPEREEQREEQVNAQEKNKIKVS, from the exons ATGGCCTCGCCGAGAACAATAACCATCGTCGCCCTTTCTTTTGCACTTGGCCTGTTTTTCGTCTTTATGGGAACGATTAAACTTACACCGCGGTTAAGCAAAGATGCCTACAGTGAAATG AAAAGGGCATATAAGAGTTATGCAAAGGCTCTGCCGGGTTTGAAGAAGCTGGGCATCACCTCAGTGCTTCTCCGCAAGATCATCGGAACTGTGGAAGTGGCATGCGGTGTGGTCCTGACACTTGTTCCTGGAAAACCGAAGGATGTTGCAAACTTCCTTCTTCTACTGGTCATGCTAGCTGTGCTCTTCTTTCACCAGCTAGTTGGTGATCCTTTGAAACGATATGCTCATGCACTGGTTTTTGGGATCTTACTCACCTGTCGCCTTCTGATCGCACGCCAGAGTGATGACCGACCTGAGAGAGAGGAACAACGAGAAGAACAAGTCAATGCTCAGGAAAAGAACAAAATCAAAGTGTCTTAG